In Rhinolophus ferrumequinum isolate MPI-CBG mRhiFer1 chromosome 3, mRhiFer1_v1.p, whole genome shotgun sequence, the DNA window tCTCAGTTGAGCTTTTGGAAGATATTGAACAGCAAGCAGTGAGTTATAGGTCGTGTTCTCTGACAGATACCTGGTCTGCACGTGACCCACGTTGCCAGGTAATCATGCACCCATATGTTCCTGTTGGACAGACTAGGGAGGAATAGAGTCATTCGTCTTTTCAGCTGAGGCTGTTGGGAACCGTAGGTAAGGGGAGGGGGCCAGCTCCACTACGGAATTTGGTCTCCAGGCACCATTTGGGGCTCACCAAGAAAGAGAAGCAGGCCAGCGTTTTGGGGGTGCCATGCTGTAATTTAGGTGGTCAATAGGGATCGCAGGTAAAAATAGGATTTAGGAGTTTTGATTATGGCcacattttgaatatttgtgcTGGCAAAGGGGAGGGTGTTGACAGGGTAATAAATCAAGTTCTGTAGTGTTtcagaagaggcaaggaaaatgCTTCAAAATTGGAATATAGTACTGAAGGATGACAGGAAGTCTTTCCTGGAGTCTTTAAAAATGGGACAGTTTAACAACTGGACGGTTTCCCTGCCGTTATCtatatgcacatgtgtgcacacactcaTGCATGTAACATACACTTTAACCTGGGGTTCTGTTCCCATCTTAACAGGTTGTGATTTGGTTCTGAGAGCTCTTGGACCCACCTTCCCTTCAGGGTACGTGCACGTAGTACATGTAATGCTAGGGAGCTGTAGTTCTCCATGATCCAGCGCCCTCAAGGTCATGCCCGGGCAAGCGGAAACGCAGACTGCTAATTTATTTCCTAGTACAGTGTGATTCCATTATATGCAAATTGAATAGTACAAATCTCAACTAATGacacataaataatattaatagaagcTTCACATTATGAGCAAAATTTCACTGGATACATTCCCCCAAATTATGCATCGAGCCATCTCATATTTTCAAAGCTAGCAGGTCAGCTGAATTGTACAAATGCTTTGTTACCCAGTGGCATTACCTTTTcttataaagagaaaaacttaCCCTTGTCACTATTGTGTAAGCTCTTACTATTTATAGAATTTCTTCAAGGATTTTGGTGAAATTTGTGTTATCATATTAAAATTAACTGTTGTAATTTAGATCTTTATTATAGCTTTCAAAATATCCAAGTGTGCTAATACTGGTGctgaaaaaaatcctgaaaaatcagTAACTTTGGAACAAAAATGTGATTAAACACGGTATGATATGCCATGCTGTCAATTTATGAGATGCAACtgagaaatattagaaataatgctGATGATAAAAAGCATCAGTATAGCAACAATACAACACAGTGGCTGCAGATTTATGTGTTCTGAGGATGCCTTCCCCACACTCTATCCTCAGACCGTGGGATAATCAATTTTGAATTATGTAAGTTCTTCAGGAACACATCCCATGGATCAAATGCAGCCATGCTTTGTGAATTCCTGGTACctagacttggaaaaaaatcacttcGGTTGAAAAATACATATAGCAGTGTACTTATTTGACAGTGAGTAGAACATGTGTAAGGGGTTAGAAGAAAAGaattttggttctgtttctttaaaacttCTAAGTAAATATTTAGCAAATTATATGCTGCATTCCACCCTGCTTTGTTTGTTGTGGGAAAGAAATCCACACTACTTGTACTTATTTAGGTATGGAGATAGGAAGATGGTCACTTCCTGGTTGTAGCTTTGCTCTAAATGCATTCAAAGCATCAAGTAATACGTCAAGTAATACAGGACCTTCAATAATAATTGCTTGTATTTTAATGgtgcttattatatgccaggcactgttccaaacAGCCTTAATAACTCCTTTAATCCCCACGGcaaccctttgaggtaggtactattgttTTTGCCAGTTCATAGGGAAGACAGCAGAAGCAcaggaggttaagtgacttgccaaaacCTAAAGACTAATAAATTGCAGAGCTGAGAGTCAAATCCAGGCTGGCTGGCTCCTAAGTCTGTGTCCTCAACCTCTGGCCTCTCAGGAAGCCAGAGATGAGGAGTCGTTTGTCAAAACCTCCTACCCTGAAAGAAACTTGCTCAGCATGAGGGGATGTGTTCTGTGTAAGGGGAATTACTGTGTATAAAGatctgtataataaaataattgttcagAAACCCTAATATTTACATTTGGTAACTGAATACTGAAGGAGGATGGCATAGATTGTCGTAAGTTGAAGGCGGTGAGGGAGGGCCAGGCTCTGCCCTGGAAGAGAAGTCCCGAGCTGAGTCTGGAAGATCTGCTGAGAGCTCATGTGCAGCTGGGCAGCAGGCTGTGCTCCCCAGGCGTCTgctgtcttctctctccatccttcccaGTCACTGGGAGTACAGAATCTGACTGGGCCACACGGTCCTTCAACGAGACATTTGCTAAACACTAAGACGATTTTCATCATAGTGGTTTTACAAGGATGAAGAGGACCAAGCCCCTACCTTAGGTGTTGCCCAGAAAGCCTCATATGACTTCGGCAGAGCCCCCGCACCACTCTGCCTTGCAGAACTCCCCTCCCGACTGTGATGCTTACAACTATTGAATGAAGACATTTAATTCCACAGGTACAAAGCTGAAGATGGCAGTGCCTGGTGTGAGGGTCTCCTGTTAGTGTGCATGGGTTTGTCAAGGGGTTTGGGTTTGTTGGGCAGCCAGTGTAAATGACTCTTGTCAGATCCTTCCTCTTAATGGGTAGCAGATCATGGAGACCTGAGTGGGGGCGAGGGATACAGGATGAgaaggctggggagagggacagGCTGTGCCCAGGTGACCGCAGCCTCGTTATCCTGTTGTCCAGAATTGAAACTGTTTGAGATTGTTGCCCAGTGAGGTGAGCCCTGATTCTTTCCACTTGGGCAGAGAGAAATAGAAGCTGAGTACTGAATATTTGATGGTGAAGCTATAAAAACAGGCACTGGAGAACTTACATACATGCTTTAATACAGTACTGACGCAGCATAAAGTAACATTTGCCCATATTGCTTGTTAGCCCAGCTGTCACAGCTCAGAGGAATGTCCCGAAGGATGTGTGACACAAGCTCTTGGTGACTGTGGgattcccttctccccttccttcagTTAAAGGCATAGTCGTGTCACATCAATCTGTATTCCATTTATACCTTTGTGGCACAGCTGTTGTTGAGAGCTAGGGGTTTTGTAAAGTTAGACACAGCTTTCAGGAAGCAGTAAAATATGTTTCTATAATACTGCTGATTTCTTACAGGGGTCAATTTGAATGCCACCAGTGCTGTTTCTTAGCGTCACAAAATCTTTTCCTGTGTGTCTTGGTGAATTGTAATACTTGGGAAATTGAAAAAGAGGCAGGGCACTATCCATTTATTTACCTACTTTTTAAACACCTGTTGTGTGTCCAAAACCTTAGGTAGAAAAAGTAGGAAGTATATTAGAGTAGTCTGCATTTCGATGGGGAGCTAAATTCACAGGTATAAAGTTACGGTAGTGGAAGcatagaaaagttttttttttttttaacttcacagtTTGCAAAGTGCTTCTACATATGTTTGAGGTGAGTGAGAGCAAGCGTTTTCATCCTcactttgcaggtgaggaaactgaggaaactGCTCCCTGTCAAAGCTAGTCAGTTGCAGCACTGGTACCCAAACTCCTCTCATTTCTAGCTGCCTTTCCAGTGTAGTCAGTGGGAATTGCGGGGAAGAGGGGACCTGGCAGGGAGATATGTTTGAACCAAGCTTTGAAAGAAATCATGTCTTTGAGTGTAGAGGTTGCCCACTGCAGCTTCCTCAGCAGGCGGTGAGATGCAGAAGCCTTGTCAGAGGTCCTGACTTGCCAAGGCTCACCCTGTTACTCACGGTATCCCTGGGGCCTCGCCCTCAGGCTGGCGTGGGATAACAGGGAGAGGAGCCTGTTGCACATTATGTTTGGTGTTAAACAAGCCCTTGGCTTTGTATTTTTGAGGCCTGACCGCAAGGCCACATCCAAGTGACTGAGATGTAAACAAGCAGGCTGGCAAGTTGGGGTGGGGCTCTTGGTTGTTGAGTCTTGGAGGGTAGAAAGCAGGTTGAATGGCTGTGATTACAGGCAAGGTTACAGGCACGGAGTTGGAGCCAGTGCCTCCTCTGTGATCCAGCTTGTGTGAGGGCGCTCAGCAGGCATTTGCCAGTCTTCCCAGCTCCGAAGGCAGGAAGTGCTCAGTACTGGTTAAGTGGTACACTTGCAGctcttttgaaaatatgtaaataggATTTCTTCCCTGTTAGTCTGTCTTTCTTTAAcgtgaaaatacttttaaaagaaatatcaagTCAATctcagtatttaaatttttaaaatttggatattgTGAATGCAAAGGTATAGTTAGGCCATTCTTTAATTTCGTTAGAGCTGGGGTCATATCACTTGGGTTACTGCCATCACATTTCAGAGACATTTCCTTAAGGCTATTCCTTGAAGGATTGAAGATAAAAGCAACTGAACTTGTCACTAACATATTAAAGGATACTGAAGGTCACAACCCAGGTGACTGCAGTTAATTTACTCAGTGTTCAAACCACTCTTCTACCTCTTTTCAGTACAGTCagggcttttctctttctctaggGTTacagctctctctcttccttctgctctgcTTGTTATGTATGGATTTCAGGTGCCAGTATCTTTTTAATGCAAGTTTATTCAGCAGCGGATGTGTGCGAGGGCCCAGTGATTCCAGGAtcacaaagatgagtaagaggCAGCCAGCCTCTCCTGCGTGGTCACCTGGTGGGACCACAGTGGGGATTCAAGTCCGGTTCAGAGCAGACTGTGCTGGAAGGGGTCAGGGTACAGGGAAGGGGGGAGTCCTGGTGAAACTGGGCCTtgaagggtgggggcaggggaggaagtttactgtgtgccaggtcctgCGCTGGGCGCCACCTGTGTATCCGTAGATTTCATTCTTATGACAACCATCTAAGGTACATTCAGTCGTTACCTGCATCTTACACAGGAAACTGACTCaaagagaagttaagtgacttcccCAAGAGCACATAGCTAGCTCATCAGTGGTGCTGCTGGGCTTCcaactcaggcagtctggctgcagagGCCATGCTCTGGCTTGCGACAGTAGGAGCGTGGGATTCGGACACATGAAGATTAAGGATTGCGGACTCCCAGGAGGTAGGTGAGGAGGCTGTAGTGATCAAAGGCGCGCAGCTAGACCAGTTGGTTAGGCTGCCTTGCTGAGGTCCTGGGCTCCCACACTGACGGGGGTGATTGTAACGTACAAGAGTCGTGGGCTTTACGGGTCCCATCGCTGTGCTGTTTCATGGGCTGGAATGTCGGGTTTGTAATTCTGTGGGCAGAGGTGAGGTTGTGAAGGTTTCTGAGTAGCTTGTTCCCTCTCCTGCATCTTCAAGCTGTCCTGAGTTTTTGGCATTCATTTCCCCGGTTGGTGAACATACTCAGGACTCAGCCTTTGCGTCCTCTGCTCATTCTGTTTGCTTCCCTCTATAGTTGTACTTCTGGAAAGAGTTTTCTGGAGGGTCATGTGTACTGCTTCTACTTTTTACCTCACCTCCACTCCTTACCATGTGCCTGTGACCTGTCCCCCGCCATCCCACTGGAACTGTCCTTATGGAGGTGTCAGTGACTGACTTACTGCCCATTTTGGTGAGGACTTCTCAGTCTGTATCTTACTGAGTAGTTCCCACCCAGGGCTGATTTTGCCCCCAGCGGCTATCTAGCAATGAGCGGAGACATTTGGGGTGTCACTGCTGGCATCTAGCAGGAGTGCTGCTGCTAAACACCGGCAGTGCATAGGACGGCTCCCCCAGCAGACTTACCCAGCCCCAAGTGTCAGTAGTGCAGACGCTGAGAGACACTGATCTCACCTGGCCCTCCAGGACGTTTCGAGCCCTCCATCCTTACAACTTTTCTGACTGCCTTGGTAGAATTCCCTCCTGACTTGTCTTCCAGTGAATTCTCGGTTCATTCCTTACCAATCTCTGTGGAGGACTCTTCTCCTCCCGCCTTTTAACGTTGCTTCCCAggattcttttcctctcttcacgTTCTTCTTGGCCCAGCTCATCACTCCAGCGGTTTAACCTCCATATCTGGATACGTTCCTCCACATCTGTATTCACAGCTCCAAGCCACTTGAGCTCCAGTCACATCTTTCTTCATCTCGGTGGTGAACAGGCACTCCCAGTTCAGCAGGTCCAAAAACAAGGCCAGCCCAGAGTCCTCTTCTGCCCAAACCTGTCCCTCCCATGTTCCCTGTCCACCACGTCTGACCACCCCCAACGCGGAGCCATGTTACTCTGCTGCCGTTGCGCAGGCCCTGgtcatttctcacctggactaCGGCGGTACCCCCACAGCCCACTCCGGCTACCCTGCCGCTCCCAGGGTGAGATTTTTAAAGCAGAACTCTGACTGAGGGGCTCTGTGAGTTAGTCCTCATTTAGCTTCTCAGCTACAACAGGTAAAGTCTAAACTGAGCACGGCGTATGGAACTTTCCTTTATCCTACAAAGGGGCCTTTTGAAAATGTTACGGACATTGAAGTAACGGGAATTCAGTGGAGTTCCAATCTCCATAAATCCTATTTACTTCTTAAGAAATGGGTTCTACTTTGTGTCACCaagtttttcctcctttctggaAACATGCTTGGCCTTTTGGATGCCCTGTGGGGCATGTGGTTAAATGGGGTAGAAAAATCTTAGTGTTCCCCTTTTCTGTCCTGTTAGCTTTAGGagaattctgtttttccttcatgCCCTGGCAGTGTAATTCTGTGTAGACCAGCAATTTGTTTGATCAAACATCCTTGTTATGAGGTGTCAGACCATTCTAGaagagaatgggggaggggcCAGTCTGTTTTCTCGTCTGTTTTTTATGGCATTCAGGATAATAACCTAAACCCTGTTAAGGGCTTTGAGGGCCATTTTGGAGCTATACCACACGAACTGGTTGGTTAAGTAGCTTCATCATATTATTTCCTAGTTCATTGGAGCGATTCATTTTTAGGACAACCCTGGGACTGCCTGTCATTACATCCATGTCTTGGAAAAACCTTATACTACACTATTGCAAGTACTGACATACAGCTAATTGCTCTGTGAAGGATTTGGACTTTTTGAAGCTTATTGGTATATTTTCCAGCAGATaacaaatatgagaaaatgaattCCCTTGGCACAACACCATACCAGAGAAAATGGTAAATGTTTTCTAATCATGTCTGGTGTTATTCCAGTGGTGGGAATCTTGGCACCAGAAAAGGACCTTTGGCACGAATGGGCTAATGTAGGATGGTCGCTTTGATCTCGGACTTGGTGGCAGCTGGAGTCCCACGTCCTGCATGCTGAATCACTCTCCTTTTGTTTCTCCCCAGAAGCCCCTTGCGCCACGCCCCTGATCTGCAGCTTCGGGAGGCCTGTTGACCTGGAGAAGGACGACTACCAGAAGGTGGTGTGCAACAACGAGCAGTGCCCCCACAGCACCTGGATGCACCTACAGTGCTTCTACGAGTGGGAGAGCAGCATCCTGGTCCAGTTTAACTGCATCGGCCGGGCCCGCAGCTGGAACGAGAAGCAGTGCCGCCAGAACATGTGGACCAAGAAGGGCTACGACCTGGCCTTCCGCTTCTGCTCCTGCCGTTGTGGACAGGGCCACTTAAAGAAGGACACAGACTGGTACCAGGTGAAGCGGATGCAGgatgagaagaagaagaagtctGGGTCGGAGAAGAACACGGGGAGGCCCCCTGGCGAGGCGGGGGAGGAGGCAAAAAAGTGCAGGCCCCCGAACAAGCCCCAGAAAGGCCTGAACCACGACCTCCCCCGCCGCCATTCCATGGACCGGCAGAACTCCCAGGAGAAAGCCCTCAGCGCCGGGGCCTATGCAGCCCGCTCCCCCTGTGGCTCCCCGGGCCAGTCCCCGCCCAGCGGCTACTCCATCCTCTCCCCTGCCCACTTCAGCGGGCCCCGCTCCTCCAGATACCTTGGGGAATTCTTAAAGAACGCCATCCATCTTGAGCCTCACAAAAAGGCCATGGCCGGGGGCCACGTGTTCCGAAACGCCCACTTTGACTATAGCCCCGCTGGGTTATCGGTTCACAGGGGCAGCCACTTTGATGCGCCCGTGCAGTTCCTGCGGCGGCTGGACCTCTCCGAGCTGCTCACTCACATCCCCAGGCATAAACTGAACACTTTCCACGTGCGGATGGAAGACGATGCCCAGATGGGCCAGGGCGAGGATCTGCGCAAGTTCATTCTTGCGGCCCTCAGTGCCAGCCACAGAAATGTTGTAAACTGTGCCCTGTGCCACCGGGCGCTCCCGGTGTTCGAACAGTTCCCACTGGTGGACGGAACTCTGTTCTTAAGCCCATCGAGACATGATGAGATCGAGTATGATGTTCCTTGTCACCTTCAAGGTACAGGTGTTAATTCACCTTGCCTGCTTTCTGTTCCTTAAAAGCTGGACAGCAAACAAGACAGGACTTCTCTGTTTGGGCTTAATTTTAACTGATGGTACTTTTTTGTTCTAGTCAGGTGCTGGGTGACAGCTGAATATTTCAGCTCATCTAGTGAGGTAGTGGAGGTGGTGGTTTGTTTTACTCTGATGTCACTGTACCAATAGTACAGTTGCCCTGGTGGGTAACTTTATGTTTCTGTTGTACTGTAATTTGAAGAGAGGATTCCTGGTGTATAATTTCTCATAATTGGGAGGAAATTTAGAGAAGAATTGCATAAAAATGACACTCACTGTCAAATAGTTACCTTTGAAACCTGTGTTAATGAGCCCAGGACGATGTGTATTCTCTTTGATTCTTGGAAACATACAGAGTGAGGGAAAGGAGGGGTCACAGAGGGCCAGGTGTTTTTAGATTAGTTGAATTAATCTTGACATTTAGGAAAGATGAGACTTTCTTGATAGCAGCAAAAGGAAAACGGATATTATTGAAAGCTCAGACATTCCCCTGGGGGTGAGGGTTGGGAGCTTATTAGCGCTGTGGATGACATACAAGGACTTGGTGACATTTCGGCCATGAGGTGAATGACAGGATTGGTCAGTATAAGTGAGAAATCTGTCAATTCATGTAAAactattgcatttttataaagatgGGATACAtgtcatataataaatatgtttataagtgTCTACAAAAGCCTGTAGTAAAAATGATATATCCCACCTCTCTTCTTCCCATCAACTCCTGCTGTCTCAGTTCCCAGAGACAAACACTTTAAAATCTTAACTGATTCTTCAGGTTTTTAccatcataattttaaaactgttatcTTTATTCTCCAATTTTAGATGTTACCTATTGACAAAATTTTAAGGTTGATGACTATGCGCTCTTAta includes these proteins:
- the HECA gene encoding headcase protein homolog encodes the protein MPNPKNSKGGRKNKRANSSGDEQENGAGALAAAGAAGASAGGALAAAAGCGAAAAGAPGTGGATGTGGAGTGAANAAAAAGAAAAGDAKHEAPCATPLICSFGRPVDLEKDDYQKVVCNNEQCPHSTWMHLQCFYEWESSILVQFNCIGRARSWNEKQCRQNMWTKKGYDLAFRFCSCRCGQGHLKKDTDWYQVKRMQDEKKKKSGSEKNTGRPPGEAGEEAKKCRPPNKPQKGLNHDLPRRHSMDRQNSQEKALSAGAYAARSPCGSPGQSPPSGYSILSPAHFSGPRSSRYLGEFLKNAIHLEPHKKAMAGGHVFRNAHFDYSPAGLSVHRGSHFDAPVQFLRRLDLSELLTHIPRHKLNTFHVRMEDDAQMGQGEDLRKFILAALSASHRNVVNCALCHRALPVFEQFPLVDGTLFLSPSRHDEIEYDVPCHLQGRLMHLYAVCVDCLEGVHKIICIKCKSRWDGSWHQLGTMYTYDILAASPCCQARLNCKHCGKPVIDVRIGMQYFSEYSNVQQCPHCGNLDYHFVKPFSSFKVLEAY